CCGCCGCCTGTTCCGCCCAGTGTATAGGCTGGACGTACGATGATTGGATAACCAATCTCATTTGCAAATTCAAGTGACTCTTCAAGTGTCGTTACGATGACACTTTCTGGTACAGGTTGTTCCAGTTCACGCATCAGGTCACGGAACAGATCACGATCTTCCGCTTTCTCGATGGATGTTAACTGTGTTCCGAGCAATTTCACATTTTCACGTTCCAGCACGCCTGCACGAGCCAGTTCTACAGCCATGTTCAGACCTGTTTGACCACCCAATGTTGGCAACAAGCCATCTGGACGCTCTTGACGAATGATTTGGGTTACAAAATCCAGTGTAATTGGCTCAATGTAGACTTTGTCAGCCATGTTTGTATCCGTCATAATGGTCGCCGGGTTGCTGTTGATAAGTACAACTTCCACGCCTTCTTCTTTCAGAGCCTGGCAAGCTTGTGTACCGGCATAATCGAACTCGGCCGCTTGACCGATGACGATTGGACCGGAACCAATCACCAGGATTTTTTTGAGATCTTTGTTAATCGGCATGTTATTGTGCTCCTTTCACTGCGGCTGCCAATACGGCTTGACGCGGCTTTTGCGGGTTAGTGATCTTGTGCTCGCGAATCATCTCGATGAAGCGGTCGAACAGGTAGCTGTTGTCGTAAGGACCCGGGGCTGCTTCAGGGTGATATTGAACCGAGAATGCCGGGAATGATTTATGTTTCAGACCTTCAATGGTCTTATCGTTATTGTTGATATGTGTAACTTCCAGGTCTGTACTCTTCACAGACTCTTCGTTTACGGTAAATCCATGGTTCTGGGATGTGATGAAGCAACGTCCGCTCTCCAGTTCTTTCACCGGGTGGTTTCCTCCGCGATGTCCAAACTTAAGTTTTTCCGTGTCTGCTCCTGCTGCAAGTGCGAACAACTGGTGACCCAGGCAGATACCGAAGATCGGGTATTCGCCAAGCAATTCACTGATCATGTTAACCGCGTGAGGTACGTCTTTCGGGTCCCCAGGGCCGTTGGACAGTTGAATTCCGTCCGGGTTCAGGCGACGAATCTCGTCTGCTGTTACATCATGTGGAACAACAACAACGTCACAGTTACGTTTGCTGAGTTCGCGCAAGATTCCTGTTTTCGCACCATAATCCACGAGCACAATACGCTCAGCCGTTCCCGGGCTGTTGTAGACATGCTCTGTAGAAGTCATTGGCACCTGGTTACGCAGTTCTGCAATGGTGGTGTCTCCCATCATCTCCAGCAGTTCTTCCACAGGCTTCGATCCTGTTGTGAGAATTCCCTTCATTGTGCCGTGGTGACGAATCCGGCGAGTCAACATGCGTGTATCAATTTCGCTGATTCCTACGATGCCGTATTCTTTGAGCAGATTGTCTACGCTGTATTCCGCACGCCAGTTACTCGGCGTTGGCTCATGACGACGCACAACAAAACCGTGTACGTATGGACGAATCGACTCAAAGTCATCACGCGTAATGCCGTAGTTTCCGATCAGCGGATACGTCATGGTTACGATTTGACCGCAATAGGAAGGATCCGAAAGCACCTCTTGATAGCCTGTAATTCCCGTATTAAAAACGACCTCACCTGTAGTTTCACCTTCAGCACCAAATGCTTTCCCGGTGAACAGTGTGCCGTCTTCCAACAATAATCTTGCCTGTGCCTGCATCCCATTTCACTCCTCTGTGTTTATCAACGTTGAATGGCATTTGGGTTGAACTTTCTGGAAACTTCGTGCGGCTCCGCTGACAGAAAACCCTTTGATCGCTGTTATCCCCGGATTACTTTTTATCATTTTTCAAATGATGTAATCCGGTGATAAAGGCGAACGCTTTGCTTCTTCGGGTCTTTTCTGTCCGCTCCGCAGTAACGCTAGTGTCCAAGTTCAAAATCATGACATTCAACTTTGCTTGTTTCGTATGTTAGACTCTCGGCATGATTTGCCTCGAGTTAGTTGAAAAGATGTTACTGGTGTAAAAGTTGTAGATTAAGTTTTAGAGTTAGAGTTAGAACTAGATTTAAAAAGATTTGTTGTTTTTAAAAAGTTAAGAGTTACTGTTGCTGATTTAAAGAGTTAAAGATATAGCGTTACTAATTTATTAATTTACTAAATTACCGTTTTACTGTTGTACCGTGTTATGCCACACGCTTTTTCCATCCACCCATGTTTGTACGGCCCAGCCTTTCAGCTTCCAACCTGTGAATGGTGTGTTTCTTCCTTTGGTTGCAAACGTTGCAGGATCAACTGCTTTTTCCTCGTTCAGGTCAATCATCGTGATATCGGCTGGTGCTCCTTCTTCCAGTTTGCCTGTATCCAGTCGGAATACACGTGCAGGATCAGCTGTCATGCGTTTCACCAGGAAGTCCAAGCTCCACAATCCTGTTTCCACAAACTTGGTGTACAGCAGCGGGAAGGCTGTTTCGAATCCTACGATTCCGAAAGGTGCCAGCTCCATGCCTTTGGCTTTCTCTTCTTCACTGTGTGGCGCGTGATCAGTTAC
This Paenibacillus xylanexedens DNA region includes the following protein-coding sequences:
- the carA gene encoding glutamine-hydrolyzing carbamoyl-phosphate synthase small subunit translates to MQAQARLLLEDGTLFTGKAFGAEGETTGEVVFNTGITGYQEVLSDPSYCGQIVTMTYPLIGNYGITRDDFESIRPYVHGFVVRRHEPTPSNWRAEYSVDNLLKEYGIVGISEIDTRMLTRRIRHHGTMKGILTTGSKPVEELLEMMGDTTIAELRNQVPMTSTEHVYNSPGTAERIVLVDYGAKTGILRELSKRNCDVVVVPHDVTADEIRRLNPDGIQLSNGPGDPKDVPHAVNMISELLGEYPIFGICLGHQLFALAAGADTEKLKFGHRGGNHPVKELESGRCFITSQNHGFTVNEESVKSTDLEVTHINNNDKTIEGLKHKSFPAFSVQYHPEAAPGPYDNSYLFDRFIEMIREHKITNPQKPRQAVLAAAVKGAQ